The sequence TGCTTTGGTCATTCAATAATAGTAAAGTACggaattttttaacttttacataAATCAGATCGCGAAGGTGGGTTGTCGTTAAGCTTTCGAAAAAAGGAATCTTTGCGTTGCCTTTGTCTGGTTTCGACTCTGTTTCCTTGTTATCATTTCCTCGCTTTTTCTCGACTGTTTATGCCTTTTATACATCTCAAAAAGACATAAACCATGTTAAGTCTAAGTCCAAAGCTTAGTAGAACATTCAAAGAAATTCATGAATtcagataaaaatgaaaactttattCCCTGATGTTTCTTAGAATCTTTAAAAGTCTCTCACAACCCACAATTATTAtcatcacaaagaaaaaaaaatgacaaagaGAACGTTTATCCAAAATCTTAAGAAAATTTTCAGAGTTTGTGGATGGTTTTCATGTCTATAGCTTCACCCAAGGTTCCTTTCTCAACATGATCCCACCACTTCATCAAGAAATTGTCCACCACCAATCTGAACCATGGAGACAGTTTCAAACCTTCCTCACCTGCATCTGCTTTCTTCACCAGCTCCTTCAGCTCTTCCCGGCTCACATACTTGATTTCAGCTACTTCGTCTGGATTTGGTTGAACCTTCACGTCCCGCACAATGAAGAGCAAGTAATCAACTGCAAAAGGAAGGCCAACACAGAAAACGCTATTAACGGtttgtacttgtttttaagaaaatggGAACCAAGTGTCTTGAGAAATGTTATTACGTTCGTGCTCTCCCCATTTGCCATCAGAAGGAGCCTTGTAAAGCATACGTCCCAAGGCAGTGAATTCATTGACTGGTACATCTTCAGCTACAATACCAAGCTCATCGAGAAGCTTTCTTTGTGCAGCATTCCTCACACCTAATGAGTATAATACAAACAGTGAGGTCACTTGGTTACCCGAAGCTACAATTTGTTACATAGATAGTAAGAAGTACTGAATTGTGTTGCTAGTAGATACCAACCTAGTGCATTTTCCTGGATAAGCTCTGATTCACGGTAAAGAGGATGGCTGCAACAAGTGTTTGTCCACACCAGAGGGAATGTAACCTTTGTGTTTGACCTTTGCTGttcaaatgagaaaaaaaattcagtaagATGGCATATGAGTCAGCTTATTAAGATCCACCAACCATCTAAGATCCCAAGAGCATCCCATCATAGCAACATCCAACATGTGGAAGAAAATCTCTATATTCAAGCTTACGATCTAACCTCCCATAGTTTTGAGcttatttttctctacaaaTAGGTGATTCTAGATAAGACACAACCATGCCTATATAGAACTTGACTTAGCTACTTCAACGCACTCATATGTAAATACCTGGAGAAGCAACTCATACTTCGAGTTGAACAGAAATACACTAAAAGCCCTGTGAAGCAAATTCTTAGATTCAATATTTTCCATTAGATGACCTGCAGATTTGAAATGGTATCAGTATTTTGGACAGGTATACAGAAAGAGATAaaacaatattcaaaagaaaaccAAGCGGAAAGTTAATTTTCTTCAACTATTTTCCAGCAGCAAAATctatattcatttgttttttaagaTCTGCAGATTTTGTCATTAGAGAAAATATCCTTGGCTGGTTAAATTGGCACAATACTGCACGGTAAAGTGCCGTATAATACGTCCAAACGGTTAAGGAAGGATAatttacaagcttttttttttggtaggcaGGATAATTTACAAGCTTAGTAGACACTGAAAATGTTACTAGGCACCAGAAATAATATGTTCGACAAATTGACAGAGAGGAATAAGACATTTGATGGAAACTCAAAGCTGCAATCTAGAGGGGCTAAGAtcaatattaaaacaaaacgcTATGTCAATCCCCCAACTGTAACTAAGTTCAGTGACTTCAGTCATAGGAGGAcggtaaagaaaaagaatttcaatGGAAAATACCAAGTGATAGGACGAGACTCAAACCAAGTACACTTACAATTATATTTGCTGTCATGCCCCACGACACGATCAGTTTCATCAACAAGAATGCATCTACAAGAAAAAtcgaaaacaaagagaagagtcAATAAATTAAGGTGGAGAGATCGTATAGTTTCTTATATAATACGCATCAAGAAACCTAAAACTTAGATGAAAACTTCCATCAGAGCAAAGGATCAACCATCATCATTGTAAAATTAAGTAACAGAAGACAAACACCTCTGAACATAGCTAAACCTCTAACTGTGCTCCTCCCAAAACTATGACATCTTTCACAGAAGACACTAAAGCGTTGACCTTTATTTGCTTCATTCAAGTTACCACAAGAGCTCTAACAAGTTCATTCATTATTGCATCAACCACTGTTAATTCGAAACTCCATTAAGACCTAAGCTCCTGAACCATTGTTAATTcgaaaaaaaattccaaatccCATAACCTAATTTAGTTCATTTCCCTTCCATTTTATCAGCGACCCAACGATGAAGACAAAGGTACAATTTTGGCAACAAAGTAGATAGAAACAGGAATCAAGAACTTACTCATCCTCGAACATGAGACGTCTCTGAACAGCATCCATCCCAGCATCTTTAGTATCTGTCATTGCGGCACCGGAGAAAGCACGAAAGCTCGGTAACTTTCTCGGTGAAAGAGAACGATGGGCAAatcgaaaagaagaagaagaagaagaagaagaagaagaagaaagagtgagAGATCTGAGGCGAATCAACGGGAGattaaataaagaagaagcagaCATTGGTGGTGGTTGTGCGCATGTGGTGATGACTGATGCGTTCTACCTTTCTGcgtttatttttatcaaaaggTCCACAGTTGTTACCGTGTACCTCTCCGTATACAATCATAAccccaacaaaacaaaaccagatAAGATtatttccatttaaaaaaaaaataaaatttagtatatatattcatatcgGCTCTCGCGTCCTAATCTCAGAAGAGTGGGGCAcaattagggttagggtttctCCCTTCCTGGCAAATACAGAAccatctttttagtttttagccGCCGTTGGTGAAGATGACTGGTAAGGCGAAGCCGAAGAAGCATACGGCGAAGGAGATTCAAGCGAAGATCGATGCTGCGTTGACGAATCGAGGAGGAGGCCAAGCTGGAATCGCTGATCGGACCGGAAAAGAGAAAGGAGGTCACGCTAAGTACGAGTGTCCTCACTGCAAAATCACGGTTCCAGGTCTAAAGACTATGCAGATCCATCACGAATCCAAGCATCCTAAGCTCACTTATGATGAATCATTGGTCGTGAATCTCCATGCTGTGTTAGCACCCGTAGCTGAGTCAAAACCTAAACCTGGTATCAGGGGAAGCTTGAAGAAGTAACTctattgtttcaattttttcatcttttttatattgaaaGATTCTGATTTGCTACTCTTTACCCTCTCAAATCGATAATGTTGTTGATGTTATATCAATAAACTGTGTGTAATTTGACGATTTCTCATTCTCAAATCGTTTGGTTTAGCTTCGTAGTTTCAGTCTCTCTGTTTACTTTGTGTTGGTATTACATTTTAAGGGCAAGAATCTGATtggtaaagaagagaagaggagtgGTCTTACTAAATCATGAACCTCTGTTTCTTTTACACACAAGTTTTTAGATCATCAAGATAAGCAAAGCTAGCATAtgattgtgttgtttgttgaaACTCTGCAAACTCGGGTGGTTTAATTGCTTAGTAAGTTAGGATTAAGGAGCTAGCTTGAAGTTTTTGTTGCCTATTGAAGCTGCGAGCGCACATCAATGTGTAGACATCTtcttgttttgaatcaaatgtACTCTGTTTTCTGTTCACACATAGACAGCGGAAACCTTAGGTCAGGATGATTTGCAAAGCACGTCAATGAACAGACATCTTGTTTCTTATAGTGATATGAAATTTTCTTATAAGATTTGAGTAATTGTCACTTTGATCGGCGTCCTTGAGTTCTTATCCGATACTTGGGTGATGATTTCTAGGTGAGTGATCAGTTTCTTCTATCTGGCTACTTGGGTGATgcggtttttggattttttcgGGTCACAAAGTTTGAGGATATTCAATTTTCTCGGTTTGATTATTCTTTGTCAATTTTGGTGTTTCATAGAAAATGTCAATGATAAGTTGCACACTTTTTCATATGTACAAATTAGATGAATCAATCACGCGGAGACTGAGAATAGTAAGAATTATGCTAATGAAAATTGGATATCTTAAATTATCTTTAAAGAGCATAATACTTTTCCAAACACATGTGCTAGATAGTCAGAAACCTTGTTCTTTAGTGTGCACATGGTTTAGATTTAGAAACTGACTCGATACTCTTAACCTCCTctgttttccccttttttttagttatagaTCTATCTTATGATGAAAGTGTACTACCAAATTTTGATCTTTAACGTTCAGTTTGATTGGCTAGAGAAGTTCTTTGGTTGATGGTGATGGTGTAACAATTTATTCGAAAGTTACTAATGATTCTTGTAGTTAATAACTCTTTCTATTTTCTAAGAAGGAATTAATAACTTGGTGTTTTGCATAATGCTCCACTTGTACAAATTgttatttgtaatttaattgtTGTTATTCGAAAGAGAGTGTCTTTGAACAACTTAGATAAAGCAACTTTTACCAGTTGacaatgcaataaaaaaaaaaacaagcaacaTTAAGCATTATTTGTCATCATCGAGTACAAAATGACCCCTTCTGCAACCGTTTGTAATCAAGAATAAACCCTTATCTGTACATTTCGATTTCTTGTAAAACCAACTCAAAGTCCTGAACTTTGGGATAAACTAAAATCTTATCCTCCTAAAAGAATCATCCAGCAAGCGATCATATTGAATCGAAactcatattaaaaaaaacgtgAGACACATATCGCGCATTAGGTTACTCTCTTTTTTAAACTTTAGTAGCCTGCGGTTTTGGTGTCTGgaccttttcttcttcatacGCTAACCTTCTCCTCTTGAATCCATAACCGTGATAGCGATACATGATGCTCAAGAGACACTTTCTCAAGCTCACTATATCAAACGCCTCTATAAAATTCAAGTCCCTTTGTCTCCACTTTAGACCCGCGTTCTTCTGGTACTCTTCGAGCACCGATGATAAGCACCAGCTCTGAACTTTTCTTAAGCATCCCACTAGACAACCTGTCCTATGCTGCATTCATATTAAAGTTCAAAATCATGAGTGCCCTGTAAAGAAGATAGGGTAAAAGTTCCTAgaagaaattgtaaatttaCCTTTCCACGTTTGCAATGAATGAGAATTGGATGGTTTCTTACATCtacagagaaacaaacaaataatctACTTTTAAAACTCACGAGACTATAGACATTATTAACAAGGTGTTGTTGATTCCTTACCAACTAAGACTTTGAGAGCATCCAAAACTGTATCCTTTGGCATAGGAGTGGGAGGATCCTGCAAACGATTCAACATAAGTcaacttgaagaagcaacaagATGAtcaagcgagagagagagagagaggtgtaaaggggaataaagaaagaaacgtaCCGTTTTGCCTTCGATACCAAATTGGAAAAGCTTAATGTTGTTAGCTTGAAGAAACTTGAGATTCTCCTCTGGGTATGGTTCAGGACAGAGATAACTGTTTTTGGTAGAGATTGAACAAACCAATGTTATCATCAATCAaagcaatcaaaacaaaacccattaaaaaaaaacaaaagatgaaaacttACATGATGGAACGAAGGTTTAGGGTATCGAGGAAAGTGAAATTATCAGGTCGAGGAAGCCCAGATCGGTAAATACCATCTTCGACCATGGAGAAGTTAAACGGCGGCGATAAAACATCAGTGCcgtcgttgttgttgtggtgATCATCCTCCGAATCCATAATCAAACACATTCAGACGACGAATcagaaaaacagaaacagagagagagagagagagagaaaagag comes from Camelina sativa cultivar DH55 chromosome 19, Cs, whole genome shotgun sequence and encodes:
- the LOC104763896 gene encoding isopentenyl-diphosphate Delta-isomerase II, chloroplastic, with the translated sequence MSASSLFNLPLIRLRSLTLSSSSSSSSSSSFRFAHRSLSPRKLPSFRAFSGAAMTDTKDAGMDAVQRRLMFEDECILVDETDRVVGHDSKYNCHLMENIESKNLLHRAFSVFLFNSKYELLLQQRSNTKVTFPLVWTNTCCSHPLYRESELIQENALGVRNAAQRKLLDELGIVAEDVPVNEFTALGRMLYKAPSDGKWGEHELDYLLFIVRDVKVQPNPDEVAEIKYVSREELKELVKKADAGEEGLKLSPWFRLVVDNFLMKWWDHVEKGTLGEAIDMKTIHKL
- the LOC104763897 gene encoding uncharacterized protein LOC104763897; translated protein: MTGKAKPKKHTAKEIQAKIDAALTNRGGGQAGIADRTGKEKGGHAKYECPHCKITVPGLKTMQIHHESKHPKLTYDESLVVNLHAVLAPVAESKPKPGIRGSLKK
- the LOC104763898 gene encoding probable tyrosine-protein phosphatase At1g05000 (The sequence of the model RefSeq protein was modified relative to this genomic sequence to represent the inferred CDS: added 57 bases not found in genome assembly), encoding MCLIMDSEDDHHNNNNNDGTDVLSPPFNFSMVEDGIYRSGLPRPDNFTFLDTLNLRSIIYLCPEPYPEENLKFLQANNIKLFQFGIEGKTDPPTPMPKDTVLDALKVLVDVRNHPILIHCKRGKHRTGCLVGCLRKVQSWCLSSVLEEYQKNAGLKWRQRDLNFIEAFDIVSLRKCLLSIMYRYHGYGFKRRRLAYEEEKVQTPKPQATKV